A genomic stretch from Sphingobacterium sp. ML3W includes:
- a CDS encoding histidine kinase → MTTELSNIIIVLLLVAVVALLISYVLLIRKYKKLRVEERRHQELFKRMDNEQMDHVHRNRLNPHLLKNSLNGILSHAYQTYYTMDKLAMVLDYVLYESEEEMVSPKAEIEFARNLIEVNKVKLSPLFDMRVKFDIDELNESLLERPSLVPLMTVDLIENAFKHADFHHPDSFISIVLTFRNGLLELTVSNKISKRSPLYKTKGGIGSKTLEERLMLYYPDRHELKRFVEHDVYNAYLQIRLYEN, encoded by the coding sequence ATGACTACTGAACTTTCCAATATAATTATCGTATTGCTGCTTGTAGCAGTCGTTGCCCTGTTGATTTCGTATGTATTATTAATACGGAAATACAAAAAGCTCAGGGTGGAAGAACGACGACATCAGGAACTTTTTAAACGGATGGATAACGAGCAGATGGATCATGTGCATCGCAATCGATTAAACCCACATTTGCTGAAAAATTCGCTCAATGGTATCCTTTCTCACGCCTATCAAACCTACTATACGATGGATAAGTTGGCTATGGTATTGGATTACGTATTATATGAAAGTGAAGAGGAGATGGTATCTCCAAAAGCGGAGATCGAGTTTGCCCGTAATTTAATTGAAGTTAATAAGGTTAAGTTGAGTCCCTTGTTTGACATGCGGGTTAAATTTGATATTGATGAATTGAACGAATCATTATTGGAACGCCCTTCACTGGTGCCATTGATGACTGTAGACCTCATCGAAAATGCATTTAAGCATGCGGATTTTCACCATCCTGACTCCTTTATTTCAATTGTACTTACCTTTCGCAATGGTCTGCTGGAATTGACTGTCAGCAATAAAATATCAAAGCGCTCACCCTTGTATAAAACCAAAGGTGGAATAGGAAGTAAGACTTTGGAGGAACGGCTGATGCTATATTATCCAGATAGACATGAATTAAAACGCTTTGTAGAACATGATGTCTATAACGCTTACCTTCAGATCCGATTGTATGAGAATTGA